Proteins from one Oncorhynchus tshawytscha isolate Ot180627B linkage group LG16, Otsh_v2.0, whole genome shotgun sequence genomic window:
- the LOC112216327 gene encoding tubulin alpha chain isoform X1 — translation MRECISVHVGQAGVQIGNACWELYCLEHGIQPDGQMPSDKTIGGGDDSFNTFFSETGAGKHVPRAVFVDLEPTVIDEVRTGTYRQLFHPEQLITGKEDAANNYARGHYTIGKEIIDLVLDRIRKLADQCTGLQGFLVFHSFGGGSGSGFTSLLMERLSVDYGKKSKLEFSIYPAPQVSTAVVEPYNSILTTHTTLEHSDCAFMVDNEAIYDICRRNLDIERPTYTNLNRLISQIVSSITASLRFDGALNVDLTEFQTNLVPYPRIHFPLATYAPVISAEKAYHEQLSVSEITNACFEPANQMVKCDPRHGKYMACCLLFRGDVVPKDVNAAIATIKTKRSIQFVDWCPTGFKVGINYQPPTVVPGGDLAKVQRAVCMLSNTTAVAEAWARLDHKFDLMYAKRAFVHWYVGEGMEEGEFSEAREDMAALEKDYEEVGVDSIEGEGEEEGEEY, via the exons ATG cgtgAGTGCATCTCCGTCCATGTGGGTCAGGCTGGAGTCCAGATTGGCAATGCCTGCTGGGAGCTCTACTGCCTGGAGCATGGGATCCAGCCAGACGGACAGATGCCCAGTGACAAAACCATCGGCGGAGGAGATGATTCCTTCAATACCTTTTTCAGTGAGACTGGGGCTGGAAAGCATGTCCCCAGGGCTGTGTTTGTGGACCTGGAACCTACAGTTATTG ATGAGGTGCGCACTGGGACCTATCGCCAGTTATTCCATCCTGAACAGCTCATCACTGGCAAAGAAGACGCTGCCAACAACTACGCTCGTGGACACTACACTATTGGCAAAGAGATCATCGACCTGGTGCTGGACAGGATCCGCAAACTG gCTGACCAGTGCACAGGCCTTCAGGGCTTCCTGGTTTTCCACAGCTTTGGAGGTGGCTCCGGCTCTGGTTTCACCTCCCTGCTGATGGAGCGCCTGTCTGTTGACTACGGCAAAAAGTCCAAGCTGGAGTTCTCCATCTACCCAGCTCCCCAGGTGTCCACAGCTGTGGTGGAGCCCTACAACTCTATCTTGACCACCCATACCACCCTAGAGCACTCTGACTGTGCCTTCATGGTGGATAATGAGGCTATCTATGACATCTGCCGTAGGAACCTCGACATTGAGCGTCCTACTTACACCAACCTCAACAGGCTCATTAGCCAGATCGTTTCCTCCATCACGGCTTCCCTTCGATTTGATGGTGCCCTCAATGTtgatctgacagagttccagaccaACTTGGTGCCCTACCCCCGTATCCATTTCCCTCTGGCCACCTATGCCCCAGTTATTTCTGCAGAGAAGGCTTACCATgagcagctctctgtctctgaaatCACCAATGCCTGCTTTGAACCAGCCAACCAGATGGTGAAATGTGACCCTCGTCATGGCAAGTACATGGCTTGCTGCCTTCTATTCCGTGGTGACGTGGTGCCCAAAGATGTCAATGCTGCCATTGCCACCATCAAGACCAAGCGTTCCATTCAGTTTGTTGACTGGTGCCCAACTGGTTTCAAGGTTGGCATCAACTACCAGCCTCCCACTGTTGTCCCTGGTGGAGACCTGGCCAAAGTCCAGAGGGCTGTGTGCATGCTGAGCAACACCACTGCTGTGGCAGAGGCCTGGGCTCGGCTTGACCACAAGTTTGACCTGATGTACGCCAAACGTGCCTTTGTGCACTGGTATGTGGGTGAgggtatggaggagggagagttCTCTGAGGCCAGAGAGGACATGGCAGCCCTGGAGAAGGATTATGAAGAGGTAGGGGTTGACTCCattgagggtgagggagaggaggagggagaagagtatTGA
- the LOC112216327 gene encoding tubulin alpha chain isoform X2, translated as MPSDKTIGGGDDSFNTFFSETGAGKHVPRAVFVDLEPTVIDEVRTGTYRQLFHPEQLITGKEDAANNYARGHYTIGKEIIDLVLDRIRKLADQCTGLQGFLVFHSFGGGSGSGFTSLLMERLSVDYGKKSKLEFSIYPAPQVSTAVVEPYNSILTTHTTLEHSDCAFMVDNEAIYDICRRNLDIERPTYTNLNRLISQIVSSITASLRFDGALNVDLTEFQTNLVPYPRIHFPLATYAPVISAEKAYHEQLSVSEITNACFEPANQMVKCDPRHGKYMACCLLFRGDVVPKDVNAAIATIKTKRSIQFVDWCPTGFKVGINYQPPTVVPGGDLAKVQRAVCMLSNTTAVAEAWARLDHKFDLMYAKRAFVHWYVGEGMEEGEFSEAREDMAALEKDYEEVGVDSIEGEGEEEGEEY; from the exons ATGCCCAGTGACAAAACCATCGGCGGAGGAGATGATTCCTTCAATACCTTTTTCAGTGAGACTGGGGCTGGAAAGCATGTCCCCAGGGCTGTGTTTGTGGACCTGGAACCTACAGTTATTG ATGAGGTGCGCACTGGGACCTATCGCCAGTTATTCCATCCTGAACAGCTCATCACTGGCAAAGAAGACGCTGCCAACAACTACGCTCGTGGACACTACACTATTGGCAAAGAGATCATCGACCTGGTGCTGGACAGGATCCGCAAACTG gCTGACCAGTGCACAGGCCTTCAGGGCTTCCTGGTTTTCCACAGCTTTGGAGGTGGCTCCGGCTCTGGTTTCACCTCCCTGCTGATGGAGCGCCTGTCTGTTGACTACGGCAAAAAGTCCAAGCTGGAGTTCTCCATCTACCCAGCTCCCCAGGTGTCCACAGCTGTGGTGGAGCCCTACAACTCTATCTTGACCACCCATACCACCCTAGAGCACTCTGACTGTGCCTTCATGGTGGATAATGAGGCTATCTATGACATCTGCCGTAGGAACCTCGACATTGAGCGTCCTACTTACACCAACCTCAACAGGCTCATTAGCCAGATCGTTTCCTCCATCACGGCTTCCCTTCGATTTGATGGTGCCCTCAATGTtgatctgacagagttccagaccaACTTGGTGCCCTACCCCCGTATCCATTTCCCTCTGGCCACCTATGCCCCAGTTATTTCTGCAGAGAAGGCTTACCATgagcagctctctgtctctgaaatCACCAATGCCTGCTTTGAACCAGCCAACCAGATGGTGAAATGTGACCCTCGTCATGGCAAGTACATGGCTTGCTGCCTTCTATTCCGTGGTGACGTGGTGCCCAAAGATGTCAATGCTGCCATTGCCACCATCAAGACCAAGCGTTCCATTCAGTTTGTTGACTGGTGCCCAACTGGTTTCAAGGTTGGCATCAACTACCAGCCTCCCACTGTTGTCCCTGGTGGAGACCTGGCCAAAGTCCAGAGGGCTGTGTGCATGCTGAGCAACACCACTGCTGTGGCAGAGGCCTGGGCTCGGCTTGACCACAAGTTTGACCTGATGTACGCCAAACGTGCCTTTGTGCACTGGTATGTGGGTGAgggtatggaggagggagagttCTCTGAGGCCAGAGAGGACATGGCAGCCCTGGAGAAGGATTATGAAGAGGTAGGGGTTGACTCCattgagggtgagggagaggaggagggagaagagtatTGA
- the LOC112216325 gene encoding melanocyte protein PMEL-like → MRRGTALAVLVLALFSSATAKPKSRFTRYISWNMKMYPVWKDEDPRYKDSWKGGKVKFIVGNDAPTLTGANVTFTIELQFPHNQKVTPDGEVVWAENCTVNGTNFHQSEPVYPAQNMDWNDVFPDGTPFKKGGDKPPAYVFVWKTWGQYWQVSDGPSSSLTIGTDNVPLGSYIVDIVIYHYRSHEKFIPLGYTSTQFSITDQIPFAVSMTQVNDINEADLSFVQNRAIAFTISLHDPSEYLSDADITYNWDFGDSSGALISRELTVTHTYIVAGGFKPQVVVQAVIPDKACATPAGVNPTGNAVTIGPANPAGTTVRAPAADASAAPVMVATQEATINVGPSAPAESDTEDMTEEGASTTRDRKIPSQVNPDTPTVPAAEELEPAGQTATGQAPMGIVVKREANDKPKDDDCVIYRYGSFCTGIDIVEGIESLKIVQVDNAVIKMDESEVERNVVDLTVTCLGSLPTEVCTVVSDADCFMPIHTMCNTVAPSDECQLVLRHFFNDSGIFCINVSMTNDVSLAVTSAKYSVTVGSSLSSAGTVAMAMMVLIVALVTGTMAYTYKRFKAYLPLKEESVVGSTSQSAESSPGWSSGPLLFWNLLSRWNLIENSPLLDDRLV, encoded by the exons ATGAGGAGAGGGACAGCTCTTGCAGTGTTGGTGCTGGCACTTTTTTCATCTGCTACAGCAA AGCCCAAAAGTCGCTTCACACGATATATAtcatggaatatgaaaatgtatccaGTCTGGAAAGATGAAGATCCTCGGTACAAAGACTCTTGGAAAG GTGGCAAGGTGAAGTTCATTGTGGGTAATGATGCACCGACCCTGACTGGAGCCAATGTGACCTTTACCATCGAGCTGCAGTTCCCACACAACCAGAAGGTCACGCCTGATGGAGAGGTGGTGTGGGCTGAGAACTGCACCGTCAATG GAACAAATTTCCATCAGTCTGAGCCAGTGTATCCTGCACAAAACATGGACTGGAATGATGTCTTTCCTGACGGAACACCCTTCAAGAAGGGTGGTGACAAGCCCCCTGCATATGTGTTTGTATGGAAGACATGGG GTCAGTACTGGCAGGTGTCTGATggcccatcctcctccctcaccatTGGGACAGACAATGTCCCTCTGGGTTCCTACATCGTGGACATTGTAATCTACCACTACCGCAGCCATGAGAAGTTCATCCCTCTGGGATACACCTCAACACAGTTCTCCATCACTG ATCAAATCCCCTTCGCAGTCTCGATGACCCAAGTGAACGACATCAACGAGGCAGACCTGAGCTTCGTCCAGAACAGAGCCATAGCCTTCACCATCAGCCTCCACGACCCCAGCGAGTACTTGAGTGACGCCGACATCACCTACAACTGGGACTTTGGTGACAGCAGCGGGGCGCTCATCTCCAGAGAGCTGACTGTCACCCACACCTATATAGTGGCTGGTGGCTTCAAACCCCAGGTGGTCGTACAGGCCGTTATCCCTGATAAAGCATGTGCCACACCAGCTGGTGTCAACCCCACTGGTAATGCTGTCACCATCGGGCCTGCAAACCCAGCCGGCACAACAG TGAGAGCTCCTGCTGCTGATGCGTCAGCTGCTCCAGTGATGGTGGCCACACAGGAAGCTACAATAAATGTAGGCCCATCAGCTCCCGCTGAGTCTGACACAGAGGACATGACTGAGGAGGGAGCCTCCACCACTCGGGACAGGAAGATACCTTCTCAAGTTAATCCTGACACTCCAActgtccctgctgctgaggaATTAGAGCCAGCAG GACAGACTGCTACAGGCCAAGCTCCCATGGGGATAGTTGTTAAGCGTGAAGCCAATGACAAACCCAAGGATGATGACTGTGTGATCTATCGCTATGGGTCCTTCTGCACTGGCATTGACATCGTTG AGGGCATTGAGAGTTTGAAGATAGTGCAAGTGGACAATGCTGTGATCAAGATGGATGAATCTGAGGTTGAACGAAACGTAGTGGATCTAACTGTCACCTGCCTTGGGAG CCTTCCCACAGAGGTGTGCACGGTGGTGTCCGATGCAGACTGTTTTATGCCCATCCACACCATGTGTAACACAGTGGCCCCCTCTGATGAGTGCCAGCTGGTACTGCGTCACTTTTTCAATGACTCCGGCATCTTCTGTATCAACGTGTCCATGACCAATGATGTCAGTCTGGCAGTCACCAGCGCCAAATATAGCGTGACCGTGG GTTCCAGTCTGTCCTCAGCTGGCACTGTAGCCATGGCAATGATGGTCCTGATCGTTGCCCTGGTCACAGGAACCATGGCCTACACTTACAA ACGATTCAAAGCCTACCTTCCTCTGAAGGAGGAGTCTGTGGTTGGCTCCACCTCCCAGAGCGCTGAGAGCAGTCCTGGTTGGAGCTCTGGGCCTCTACTGTTCTGGAACCTTCTGAGTCGATGGAACCTTATAGAGAACAGCCCACTGCTAGATGACAGGCTGGTGTGA